The following coding sequences are from one uncultured Cohaesibacter sp. window:
- a CDS encoding zinc ribbon domain-containing protein YjdM: MTDLPACPECGSAYTYEDGALLICPECAHEWSATTTTAESDVADIIRDANGTPLSDGDTVTVIKDLKIKGTNDVVKVGTKVKNIRVVGGDHDIDCKIPGIGAMGLKSEFVKKVSD; this comes from the coding sequence ATGACCGATTTGCCAGCCTGCCCGGAATGCGGTAGTGCCTATACCTATGAAGACGGCGCTCTTTTGATCTGCCCGGAATGCGCCCATGAATGGTCTGCCACAACGACCACTGCCGAGAGCGACGTTGCCGATATCATCCGTGACGCCAACGGCACTCCTCTAAGCGACGGCGACACCGTGACCGTCATTAAGGATCTCAAGATCAAGGGCACAAATGACGTGGTAAAAGTGGGCACCAAAGTGAAAAACATTCGCGTCGTTGGCGGCGACCATGACATTGACTGCAAAATTCCAGGTATCGGAGCCATGGGCTTGAAATCGGAATTCGTCAAAAAGGTCTCGGATTAG
- a CDS encoding SDR family oxidoreductase, with protein MGWQGQVLKYSAFLEKRNFRAPLADNEPRYGNGRSGSAVAPVGKAMIVGVSSRRSIGFGIAEQLADHGWETLVTTRRKEKLLEMSGRHDVRELDYSQSFDDIADVTDLTGLVFCIAKSSVTSQKGLLGTSKDEFLQTMCDSAYSYIAVVNEALKNNPNLKSIVALSFLGGEKVIPGYDAIGVAKAALEQTNRILASELGERGIRCNIVSAGSVRTPASRVLPDFTKMHALLSQHSFLRRPVTNEEIAGSVEFLLSDASGGMTGEVLQVNGGLNHTVAL; from the coding sequence ATGGGTTGGCAAGGTCAGGTTCTTAAATACAGTGCATTTCTTGAAAAGCGTAATTTTCGTGCGCCGTTGGCTGATAATGAGCCGCGTTACGGAAATGGCCGGTCAGGATCGGCTGTAGCCCCTGTTGGCAAGGCCATGATCGTTGGGGTGAGTTCTCGCCGTTCCATCGGGTTTGGTATTGCCGAACAGTTGGCCGATCATGGCTGGGAGACGTTGGTCACCACACGCCGGAAAGAGAAACTCCTTGAAATGTCTGGCCGTCACGACGTTCGTGAGTTGGATTACAGTCAGAGTTTTGACGATATTGCAGATGTGACCGATCTTACGGGGCTGGTTTTCTGCATTGCCAAATCGAGCGTTACCAGCCAGAAGGGCTTGCTGGGCACAAGCAAGGACGAGTTCCTTCAGACGATGTGCGACAGCGCCTACTCTTATATCGCCGTTGTAAACGAAGCGCTGAAGAACAATCCGAACCTAAAGTCCATCGTTGCGCTGTCTTTTCTGGGTGGAGAAAAAGTAATCCCCGGATATGACGCGATTGGTGTCGCCAAAGCGGCGCTTGAGCAGACCAACCGCATTCTTGCTTCCGAGCTTGGCGAGAGGGGCATCCGCTGCAACATCGTTTCTGCAGGGTCGGTGCGCACTCCGGCTTCTCGCGTTTTGCCTGACTTTACAAAAATGCATGCTCTACTGAGCCAGCATTCCTTTTTGCGCCGCCCTGTCACTAATGAAGAGATTGCGGGTAGTGTAGAATTCCTGCTTAGCGACGCTTCAGGCGGTATGACCGGTGAAGTGTTGCAGGTCAATGGCGGGCTCAATCACACGGTCGCGCTGTAG
- a CDS encoding NADP-dependent isocitrate dehydrogenase has product MADQSNPDIIYTIVDEAPELASASLLPIIRSFADAAGVTVGTKDISLAGRIIATFPEKLSEAQKQSDDLAELGELVKTADANVIKLPNISASVPQLVAAIEELKARGYDLPDYPEEPKSDEEKAVRARYDAIKGSAVNPVLREGNSDRRAAKAVKNFAQKNPHSMGAWASDSKTHVSSMPGGDFYANETSATLSADQAGAAKIEFVAKDGSVSVLKDAWKLTEGEVVDATFMSAKALEAFLADEIEKTKNDGIMFSLHMKATMMKVSDPIIFGHAVKAWMAPIFEKYGDALKAAGVNVNSGMGDVLARIASLPNAAEIQADIDALAADRPAIYMVDSDKGITNLHVPSDVIIDASMPALIRAGGKGWDAKGEKGDVNCVIPDNCYAPVYDETISFFKANGALNPATAGTVQNVGLMAQKAEEYGSHPTTFEMPADGSIRIVLANGDVLHSHDVEAGDIWRSSTAKKAPIENWIQLALDRQRLTGFEAIFWLDENRAHDAELIKYVKPALEAAGVADKFQIMTPRDATRASLETITAGKDSIAITGNVLRDYLTDLFPIMELGTSAKMLSIVKLMNGGGLFETGAGGSAPKHVQQLIGENHLRWDSMGEFCALSESLNFLADMKSNKKAGVLGAAAEAATQGILDYNRSPSRKVGQPDNRDSHYWFARYWAEALAAQQDDAELAAHFAPIAKALAEKEADILKELAGVQGAAADIGGYYHPSVEKKATVMRPSASLNAIIG; this is encoded by the coding sequence ATGGCCGATCAGTCGAACCCAGATATCATTTATACGATTGTTGACGAGGCGCCGGAATTGGCAAGTGCTTCGCTTCTGCCAATCATTCGCTCTTTTGCGGATGCGGCGGGTGTTACGGTCGGGACCAAGGATATTTCTCTGGCCGGGCGCATCATTGCGACTTTCCCCGAGAAACTGTCTGAAGCGCAGAAACAGAGTGATGATCTTGCCGAGCTGGGCGAGTTGGTCAAGACCGCAGATGCCAATGTCATCAAGCTGCCGAATATTTCGGCCTCCGTGCCTCAGCTGGTTGCGGCCATCGAAGAACTCAAAGCTCGGGGCTATGATCTGCCTGACTATCCAGAAGAGCCGAAGAGTGATGAAGAAAAGGCCGTTCGTGCTCGCTATGATGCTATTAAAGGGTCCGCAGTGAATCCCGTGCTGCGCGAAGGCAACTCCGATCGACGTGCTGCCAAGGCGGTCAAGAATTTTGCTCAGAAAAATCCTCATTCCATGGGTGCTTGGGCTTCTGATAGCAAGACTCACGTTTCTTCCATGCCGGGTGGAGACTTCTACGCCAACGAGACTTCGGCTACCCTTTCAGCGGATCAGGCCGGAGCTGCCAAGATCGAGTTTGTCGCCAAAGATGGCAGCGTGAGCGTTCTCAAGGACGCCTGGAAGCTGACCGAAGGCGAGGTCGTTGATGCGACCTTCATGTCTGCCAAGGCTCTGGAAGCGTTTCTTGCCGATGAAATCGAGAAAACCAAGAACGACGGCATCATGTTCTCGCTGCACATGAAAGCGACCATGATGAAAGTCTCTGACCCGATCATCTTCGGTCATGCGGTAAAAGCCTGGATGGCTCCGATTTTCGAGAAATATGGTGACGCTCTGAAAGCTGCTGGCGTGAATGTCAATTCCGGTATGGGGGATGTGCTTGCGCGCATTGCAAGCCTGCCGAATGCTGCGGAAATTCAAGCCGATATTGACGCCTTGGCTGCGGATCGTCCCGCTATCTATATGGTGGACAGCGATAAGGGCATTACCAACCTCCACGTTCCTTCCGATGTCATTATTGACGCTTCCATGCCTGCACTGATCCGCGCTGGTGGCAAGGGCTGGGATGCCAAGGGTGAGAAGGGTGACGTCAACTGCGTAATTCCAGATAACTGCTACGCACCGGTTTATGATGAGACCATCAGTTTCTTCAAGGCCAATGGGGCATTGAACCCGGCAACCGCTGGCACAGTTCAGAATGTCGGCCTGATGGCTCAGAAGGCTGAGGAATACGGCTCTCATCCGACCACGTTTGAAATGCCGGCTGACGGGTCCATTCGCATCGTGTTGGCAAATGGCGATGTGCTGCATAGTCACGATGTTGAAGCGGGTGATATCTGGCGTTCTTCTACCGCGAAGAAAGCTCCTATCGAAAACTGGATCCAGCTCGCTCTGGATCGTCAGCGGCTCACCGGTTTCGAGGCCATTTTCTGGCTTGATGAAAATCGTGCCCATGATGCCGAGCTGATCAAATATGTCAAACCTGCACTGGAAGCGGCCGGTGTTGCTGACAAGTTCCAGATCATGACGCCGCGCGATGCTACGCGCGCTTCGCTTGAAACAATTACTGCAGGCAAAGATAGCATTGCCATTACCGGCAACGTTCTGCGTGACTATCTGACAGACCTGTTCCCGATCATGGAGCTTGGAACGTCGGCCAAGATGCTGTCTATCGTCAAGTTGATGAATGGTGGTGGTTTGTTCGAAACCGGTGCTGGCGGATCGGCTCCAAAGCATGTTCAGCAGTTGATCGGGGAAAACCACTTGCGCTGGGATTCCATGGGTGAATTCTGTGCCTTGAGCGAAAGCCTGAATTTCCTTGCTGATATGAAGAGCAACAAGAAGGCTGGCGTCTTGGGGGCTGCAGCTGAAGCTGCGACACAGGGCATTCTGGATTACAACCGGTCTCCATCACGCAAAGTCGGTCAGCCTGATAACCGCGATAGCCATTACTGGTTCGCGCGCTATTGGGCTGAAGCTTTGGCTGCCCAGCAGGATGATGCCGAACTGGCGGCTCATTTTGCTCCGATTGCCAAGGCACTGGCCGAAAAGGAAGCTGATATCCTCAAGGAACTGGCGGGTGTTCAGGGGGCGGCTGCAGATATCGGTGGCTACTACCATCCAAGTGTTGAGAAGAAAGCTACCGTTATGCGTCCGAGCGCATCGTTGAATGCGATCATTGGCTAA
- a CDS encoding NAD-dependent succinate-semialdehyde dehydrogenase — protein MNLKDKSLLETRAYINGEWKQLETTFDVTNPATGEVIAKVSDCSIEDVKAAIDGAYEAQKEWAKRTGKERGTILRKWFDLITENAEDLGLILCAEMGKPLPEAIGEIHYGASFIEWFSEEAKRVYGDIIPGHQRDKRLMVLKQPIGVVGSITPWNFPNAMIARKVGPALAVGCSFVARPAELTPLSAIAMAVLAERAGVPAGVFNVVPNSHSAATGQELCANPKIAKITFTGSTRVGKILMHQCADSIKKVSMELGGNAPFIVFDDADLDAAVEGAMIAKYRNNGQTCVCANRLYVQDAVYDAFAEKLTAAVAKLKPGNGMDEGVTVGPLINMDAVEKVETHLRDASEKGAKVLTGGSRLEGTFFEPTVIADVPVNALVSNEETFGPVAPLIRFKTEEEVIAMANDTEFGLAGYFFANDLSRVWRVAEAMETGMIGVNTGLVSTEVAPFGGIKQSGLGREGSKYGIEDYLEIKYVCIGGI, from the coding sequence ATGAACCTCAAAGACAAAAGCCTTCTCGAAACCCGTGCCTATATCAACGGCGAATGGAAACAGCTGGAAACCACCTTTGATGTAACCAATCCCGCGACTGGAGAGGTTATCGCCAAAGTATCCGATTGCAGCATCGAAGATGTAAAGGCCGCCATTGACGGAGCTTACGAAGCACAGAAGGAATGGGCCAAACGCACGGGCAAGGAACGCGGCACGATCCTGAGAAAATGGTTCGACCTAATCACCGAGAATGCCGAAGATCTTGGCCTGATCCTGTGTGCCGAAATGGGCAAGCCTTTGCCTGAAGCAATCGGCGAAATCCATTATGGCGCTTCTTTCATCGAGTGGTTTTCAGAAGAAGCCAAACGAGTCTATGGCGACATCATCCCCGGCCACCAGCGCGATAAACGCCTCATGGTGCTCAAGCAGCCGATTGGCGTTGTTGGCTCCATCACGCCATGGAACTTCCCCAATGCAATGATTGCCCGCAAGGTCGGCCCGGCACTGGCTGTAGGGTGCAGTTTTGTTGCTCGCCCAGCCGAACTTACCCCACTGTCGGCCATCGCCATGGCGGTATTGGCTGAACGCGCAGGCGTGCCCGCAGGGGTCTTCAACGTTGTTCCGAACAGCCACTCCGCAGCCACCGGACAAGAGCTTTGTGCAAACCCGAAAATCGCCAAGATCACTTTTACCGGTTCGACCCGCGTCGGCAAGATCCTGATGCACCAATGCGCAGACAGTATCAAGAAAGTCAGCATGGAGCTTGGCGGCAACGCACCGTTCATCGTATTCGATGACGCGGATCTGGACGCGGCTGTTGAAGGCGCAATGATCGCCAAATATCGCAATAACGGCCAAACCTGCGTTTGTGCCAACCGCCTTTATGTGCAGGATGCCGTTTATGATGCCTTTGCTGAAAAGCTGACCGCAGCAGTGGCCAAGCTCAAACCCGGCAACGGCATGGACGAAGGGGTAACCGTTGGCCCCCTGATCAATATGGATGCGGTTGAAAAGGTAGAAACCCACCTCAGGGATGCTTCTGAAAAAGGCGCAAAAGTCTTAACGGGAGGCTCTCGCCTTGAGGGCACATTCTTTGAGCCGACCGTCATTGCCGACGTTCCCGTCAACGCCCTCGTCTCGAACGAAGAAACCTTCGGACCGGTCGCCCCGCTCATTCGCTTCAAAACCGAAGAAGAAGTCATCGCCATGGCCAATGACACCGAATTTGGCCTTGCAGGATATTTCTTCGCCAATGACCTGTCCCGCGTCTGGCGCGTGGCGGAAGCGATGGAAACCGGCATGATCGGCGTCAACACCGGCCTGGTCTCAACGGAAGTTGCGCCCTTTGGCGGCATCAAGCAGTCAGGCCTTGGCCGCGAGGGCTCAAAATACGGCATCGAAGACTATCTCGAAATCAAATATGTCTGCATCGGCGGCATCTGA
- a CDS encoding metalloregulator ArsR/SmtB family transcription factor codes for MSTRAFSEDMDDTSLEKMASVAPQASSLLKAIGHDGRLMILCHLANGEKSVTELEDLLSARQAAVSQQLSRLRLEGLIESRREGKSIYYHLTDDRARRIMDLVYDIFCNESD; via the coding sequence ATGTCCACACGTGCGTTCAGTGAGGATATGGACGATACCTCTTTGGAAAAAATGGCAAGCGTTGCACCCCAGGCCTCTAGTCTCCTTAAGGCGATAGGGCACGACGGCCGGCTGATGATTCTGTGCCACTTGGCAAACGGGGAGAAATCCGTCACGGAATTGGAAGATCTTCTGTCTGCCCGTCAGGCAGCCGTATCGCAGCAACTCTCCCGATTGCGCCTTGAAGGCCTGATTGAATCTCGTAGAGAAGGTAAATCGATTTACTACCATTTGACCGACGACCGTGCGCGACGGATTATGGATCTCGTCTACGATATTTTCTGCAATGAATCTGACTAA
- the iolG gene encoding inositol 2-dehydrogenase, with amino-acid sequence MIRIGLLGAGRIGQIHARSVSALDNVEIVAIHDPADEAAAFVQAMTGAARASLLEIVDDPEIDAVIIASPAPLHAEQIMEAAQGGKHIFCEKPIDLNMDRVRECVAAVEKSGVKMMVGFNHRFDTNFNAVKRNIENGEVGEVELVQITSRDPSAPSLEYLKTSGGIFVDMMLHDFDMARYVLDDEIVEVTATGSVLTDPAIGKIGDLDTATATVKTAKGRIAVITNSRRSSYGYDQRVEVHGSKGMVRANNLRGTSVTLANSTGYRSDPLLDYFQERYAVSYKSELQTFCRVISGQDEKHPDHIDGLKAIELAEAAWESYRTGRTIKVGQ; translated from the coding sequence ATGATCCGTATCGGTCTTTTGGGAGCCGGCCGTATTGGCCAAATTCACGCTAGATCAGTGAGCGCGCTAGATAATGTGGAGATCGTCGCTATTCATGATCCTGCGGATGAAGCCGCTGCCTTTGTACAGGCCATGACCGGCGCGGCACGGGCTTCATTGTTGGAGATCGTTGACGATCCGGAAATTGACGCCGTTATTATTGCTTCGCCAGCACCATTGCATGCCGAACAGATTATGGAAGCAGCGCAAGGCGGCAAGCATATCTTTTGCGAAAAGCCTATCGATTTGAACATGGACCGTGTTCGTGAGTGCGTTGCCGCTGTAGAGAAATCTGGTGTCAAGATGATGGTCGGTTTTAACCATCGCTTCGATACCAACTTCAACGCCGTTAAACGCAACATTGAGAACGGGGAAGTGGGCGAGGTTGAGCTGGTTCAGATCACTTCGCGTGATCCATCTGCTCCATCTCTCGAATATTTGAAGACATCAGGCGGCATTTTCGTCGACATGATGCTTCATGACTTCGATATGGCCCGGTATGTGCTGGATGATGAAATCGTAGAAGTTACCGCTACCGGTTCTGTGCTGACCGACCCTGCAATCGGGAAGATCGGTGATTTGGATACCGCTACCGCTACAGTTAAGACAGCCAAAGGCCGCATTGCTGTTATCACAAACAGCCGTCGTTCGAGCTACGGTTATGATCAGCGCGTAGAGGTGCATGGTTCCAAGGGCATGGTGCGGGCAAACAACCTGCGCGGAACGTCCGTGACACTGGCAAATTCTACCGGTTATCGCAGTGATCCGCTGCTTGACTATTTCCAGGAACGCTACGCCGTTTCTTATAAGTCTGAGTTGCAGACTTTCTGCCGCGTGATCTCCGGTCAGGACGAGAAGCATCCCGATCATATTGATGGTCTGAAGGCCATTGAACTGGCTGAGGCTGCTTGGGAATCCTACCGTACGGGCCGCACGATCAAGGTCGGTCAATGA
- a CDS encoding methyl-accepting chemotaxis protein, with the protein MFSKMMITTKMLVASIIPLIVVLAAGITFIGWQSSSITKETTFREAKAVTETQVAEVKNTLQYGLTSAGNIAHSLTSLKQENMTDRQAWSGLLLHMLENNPELSGTWGAVIDNKLDGADNKAANSKYHDDSGIWRPYFFRNPDKSIGFRTIADMDEKTREQLSWFYGAYDSGKPYATEPYSWDMGGKTVTGISLAVPIKDADKNIIGVAGTDIILTQLSDYLSSIKPLGSGSVELISREGKWIAHSNKSLLGKDWAEGRSEADLSHKNELFNAIKAGNPISFEGYSNALGADVIRFVDPVPIGNTGNSLALIVSIPVDSVYAASRQITISVIITGLFLILAVSLALFIAGQSVIRKPLTKTTETIQALINRQYDVAIGYLGRKDEIGQINQALEIFRESSQTAEQLTKAQEIEKEEQLRRAAKVNELAKAFDAQISGLLDTVSSSVERLDLTSQQLTHGADSTSTRSNAVAAASEEASANVEAVASAAEELFASVNEINRQVEQSNQIASEAVQQATRTNGKIEGLSKAAGRIGEVVRLITDVAEQTNLLALNATIEAARAGEAGKGFAVVAAEVKGLAEQTSKATDEIAQQIQAVQNETDGAVHAISEISATIEHMNQIAEAIAEAVQQQGQATQEIARNIQEASAGTREVSSNIAGVSTSASETGEAARNVSESASELTSRSASLRQSVNGFFEDIRKVVGS; encoded by the coding sequence ATGTTTTCAAAAATGATGATCACCACAAAAATGCTCGTTGCCAGCATTATTCCCCTCATAGTGGTTTTGGCGGCTGGGATCACATTTATAGGCTGGCAAAGCTCCTCCATAACTAAAGAAACAACATTTCGGGAAGCCAAAGCCGTAACCGAAACACAAGTTGCAGAGGTAAAAAACACCCTCCAATATGGACTGACATCGGCCGGTAACATTGCGCATTCTCTAACCAGCCTCAAACAGGAAAACATGACCGACCGGCAAGCATGGTCTGGCCTGTTACTGCACATGTTGGAAAACAATCCCGAACTGTCTGGCACTTGGGGCGCTGTAATCGACAATAAACTCGACGGAGCAGACAACAAGGCCGCCAATTCAAAGTACCATGATGATTCAGGTATCTGGCGGCCCTATTTCTTCCGCAACCCGGACAAGTCGATCGGTTTTCGGACCATCGCCGACATGGACGAAAAGACGCGCGAACAGCTAAGCTGGTTTTATGGTGCCTACGATAGCGGCAAGCCCTATGCGACAGAGCCCTACAGCTGGGATATGGGCGGAAAAACCGTTACCGGCATTTCCCTTGCAGTACCGATCAAGGATGCCGACAAAAACATCATCGGCGTAGCCGGTACCGATATCATTCTTACCCAATTGTCAGATTACCTCTCTTCGATCAAGCCGCTAGGTAGCGGTTCGGTAGAGCTGATCTCGCGTGAAGGCAAATGGATCGCCCATTCGAACAAATCACTGCTAGGTAAAGACTGGGCAGAAGGAAGAAGTGAAGCAGATCTCTCCCACAAGAATGAACTCTTCAATGCGATCAAAGCAGGCAATCCGATTAGCTTTGAAGGCTATTCAAATGCATTGGGCGCAGACGTTATCCGCTTTGTTGATCCGGTCCCTATCGGAAATACAGGCAACTCTCTGGCGCTGATTGTATCCATCCCGGTTGACAGCGTTTATGCCGCGAGTCGACAGATTACCATATCAGTCATCATCACCGGCCTGTTCCTGATCCTTGCCGTGTCTCTTGCCCTGTTCATTGCCGGCCAATCGGTCATCCGCAAGCCTTTGACCAAGACTACCGAAACCATTCAGGCCCTGATCAACCGTCAATATGATGTCGCCATCGGCTACCTTGGCCGCAAAGATGAAATTGGCCAGATCAACCAGGCTCTTGAAATCTTCCGTGAAAGCTCTCAGACAGCAGAACAGCTCACCAAGGCTCAGGAAATCGAGAAAGAAGAGCAATTGCGTCGGGCAGCAAAAGTCAATGAATTGGCCAAGGCATTCGACGCCCAGATCTCGGGTCTGCTGGATACGGTTTCCAGTTCTGTCGAGCGCCTCGATTTGACCTCCCAACAGCTCACACACGGCGCGGATAGTACATCCACGCGTTCCAACGCTGTTGCGGCCGCTTCCGAAGAAGCCTCGGCAAATGTGGAGGCAGTTGCCTCGGCAGCTGAAGAACTGTTCGCATCGGTTAATGAAATCAATCGTCAGGTGGAGCAATCAAATCAAATTGCTTCGGAAGCCGTTCAGCAAGCCACCCGCACAAACGGCAAAATTGAAGGCCTGTCCAAAGCGGCAGGACGCATCGGCGAAGTCGTTCGGTTGATTACAGACGTGGCCGAGCAGACCAATCTGCTTGCCCTGAACGCCACGATCGAAGCAGCCAGAGCCGGAGAAGCTGGCAAAGGCTTTGCTGTCGTGGCAGCCGAGGTTAAAGGGCTGGCCGAACAGACATCCAAGGCAACAGATGAAATTGCCCAGCAAATTCAAGCGGTTCAAAACGAAACCGATGGAGCAGTCCACGCGATTAGCGAAATCTCTGCCACCATCGAACATATGAACCAGATCGCCGAAGCGATCGCTGAAGCCGTGCAGCAACAGGGCCAGGCGACGCAGGAGATCGCCCGTAATATTCAGGAAGCCTCCGCAGGCACGCGCGAAGTGTCGTCCAACATCGCCGGAGTATCGACATCAGCCAGTGAAACAGGCGAAGCTGCTCGCAACGTCAGTGAATCCGCAAGCGAATTGACCAGTCGATCTGCAAGCCTGCGCCAGAGCGTCAACGGCTTTTTTGAAGACATTCGCAAGGTTGTTGGATCTTAA